A genomic segment from Thiohalorhabdus sp. Cl-TMA encodes:
- a CDS encoding PEP-CTERM sorting domain-containing protein — protein MQNLSTLGKAALPLVGLGSLFLLAGDANAAAYGESAPLTGVRDNFDIGGLEGSNRWSGDSADERMTLSWDITQVNSSWEYEYTWSGTEAALDKISHFTLDVTDNCYSDADCVTEANAATEYIDMLGQDPGEQPEDFENLGVKFDQAQAVYSFTSNRAPVWGDLCLKDGDGPDTCANLSDTDGDDFYEYTGDTTLLWNTGFANRDSQNTLYYVARPDAVDNGNGDNGNGDNGNGDNGNGEPIPAPGTLALLAMGMLGAGVSGGRFKKS, from the coding sequence ATGCAAAACCTGTCGACGCTCGGTAAAGCCGCGCTTCCACTGGTGGGCCTCGGAAGCCTGTTTCTGCTCGCGGGCGACGCCAACGCTGCCGCCTATGGAGAATCCGCTCCCCTGACCGGGGTCCGGGATAACTTCGACATCGGCGGCCTGGAGGGATCCAATCGCTGGAGCGGGGATTCGGCGGACGAGCGGATGACCCTGAGCTGGGACATCACGCAGGTCAACAGCAGCTGGGAGTACGAATACACCTGGTCCGGAACGGAAGCGGCGCTCGACAAGATCAGCCACTTCACCCTCGATGTAACCGACAACTGCTACAGCGACGCCGACTGCGTCACCGAGGCCAACGCCGCCACCGAGTACATCGACATGCTGGGGCAGGATCCGGGAGAGCAGCCCGAGGATTTCGAGAACCTGGGCGTGAAGTTCGACCAGGCCCAGGCGGTTTATTCATTCACTTCCAACCGCGCGCCGGTATGGGGAGACCTCTGCCTCAAGGACGGCGACGGCCCGGATACCTGCGCCAATCTGAGCGATACCGACGGGGACGATTTCTACGAGTACACCGGGGATACCACATTGCTCTGGAACACCGGGTTCGCCAATCGGGATTCCCAGAACACGCTCTATTATGTCGCCCGGCCGGATGCCGTCGATAACGGCAACGGCGACAACGGCAACGGCGACAACGGCAATGGCGACAACGGCAATGGCGAGCCGATCCCGGCTCCCGGCACCCTGGCGCTGCTGGCCATGGGCATGCTCGGGGCCGGCGTCAGCGGCGGGCGCTTCAAAAAGTCCTGA
- the argH gene encoding argininosuccinate lyase: MSEKPWSGAFTQPTDEFVEAFTASIDFDRRLARQDIAGSKAHARMLGRQGILSEADVEAILKGLEDVRGEIEAGQFPYSVSLEDIHMNIEARLTERIGDAGKRLHTGRSRNDQVATDFRLYVRDEIDAILAELARFRAALADTAEREADTVMPGFTHLQAAQPVTLGHHLLAYFEMAHRDAGRFHDARKRVNRLPLGSGALAGTTFPIDREWVAGELGFDGVTENSLDSVSDRDFAVEAASACSLVMAHLSRLAEELVMWASPQFGFATLPQSFCTGSSIMPQKINPDVPELVRGKTGRVNGDLMSLLTLIKGQPLAYNKDMQEDKEPLFDALDTVRGSLKVMADMVPGIEFHREALRKAASAGFATATDLADYLVRKGLPFREAHEVVGKAVRHCIDNGLELPDMDLATLQGFSHVIGADVYEVLTLEGSVSARDHVGGTAPAQVRAAVQRARQRMAEEGT, encoded by the coding sequence TTGAGCGAGAAGCCCTGGAGCGGCGCTTTCACCCAGCCCACCGACGAGTTCGTGGAGGCCTTCACCGCCTCCATCGACTTCGACAGGCGGCTGGCCAGGCAGGATATCGCGGGCTCCAAGGCCCACGCGCGTATGCTGGGCCGACAGGGCATTCTGTCGGAGGCGGACGTGGAGGCCATCCTGAAGGGTCTGGAGGACGTGCGCGGCGAGATCGAGGCGGGGCAGTTCCCCTATTCGGTCAGCCTCGAGGACATCCACATGAACATCGAGGCCCGCCTCACCGAGCGCATTGGCGATGCGGGCAAGCGGCTCCATACCGGGCGCTCCCGCAACGACCAGGTGGCCACCGATTTCCGGCTCTATGTCCGTGACGAGATCGACGCCATCCTGGCGGAGCTGGCCCGCTTCCGTGCTGCCCTGGCGGACACCGCCGAGCGGGAGGCGGACACGGTTATGCCCGGTTTCACCCACCTGCAGGCGGCGCAGCCGGTTACCCTGGGCCACCACCTGCTCGCCTATTTCGAGATGGCGCACCGCGATGCCGGCCGCTTCCACGACGCCCGCAAGCGGGTGAATCGGTTGCCACTCGGCAGCGGCGCCCTGGCGGGAACCACCTTCCCCATCGACCGGGAATGGGTCGCGGGCGAGCTGGGCTTCGACGGCGTCACCGAGAACTCCCTGGATTCCGTCTCCGACCGGGACTTCGCCGTGGAGGCGGCGTCGGCCTGCTCGCTGGTGATGGCCCATCTGTCGCGCCTGGCGGAAGAGCTGGTGATGTGGGCCTCGCCGCAGTTCGGCTTCGCCACGCTGCCGCAGAGCTTTTGCACGGGAAGCTCCATTATGCCGCAGAAGATCAATCCGGACGTGCCGGAGCTGGTGCGTGGCAAGACGGGGCGGGTGAACGGCGACCTCATGAGCCTGCTCACGCTCATCAAGGGCCAGCCGCTCGCCTACAACAAGGACATGCAGGAGGACAAGGAGCCGCTGTTCGACGCCCTGGACACGGTACGCGGCTCCCTGAAGGTCATGGCCGATATGGTCCCGGGTATCGAGTTCCACCGCGAGGCCCTGCGCAAGGCGGCCAGCGCCGGGTTCGCCACCGCCACCGACCTGGCCGATTACCTGGTCCGCAAGGGCCTGCCCTTCCGCGAGGCCCACGAGGTGGTTGGCAAGGCGGTGCGGCACTGCATCGACAACGGCCTGGAGCTGCCGGACATGGACTTGGCCACGCTGCAGGGCTTCTCGCATGTGATCGGCGCCGACGTCTACGAGGTGCTGACCCTGGAGGGCTCGGTGAGCGCCCGGGACCACGTCGGCGGCACCGCGCCGGCGCAGGTGCGTGCCGCCGTGCAGCGGGCCCGGCAGCGCATGGCGGAGGAAGGGACATGA
- a CDS encoding choice-of-anchor W domain-containing protein, with protein MQPPVRALLGAAGMAAGLAVSASAGAVTTETYNADTDAAATDFAVEGYSALPFVAEGRIGGPGTFEMDVGSDTSGDFSTGEHDWPMGDPEPFSLAFDGTTATWSIGEGDNVITSIIGADSVSYDSFGDLEGFNSLLIRAATPGSGTEVALTDMALYGADDINGPLDASSINGNGLPDFINNYDSHAADPDRLVKWMGISNDLDLADGFYLTGEVAMDWPTGNKPSQSNLAFQIKGANHTNEVPVPGTSALLAGGLLGFWGFSRRRKA; from the coding sequence ATGCAACCGCCTGTGCGTGCTTTGCTCGGGGCTGCCGGTATGGCCGCCGGATTGGCGGTGTCCGCTTCCGCTGGCGCCGTCACGACCGAGACCTATAACGCGGACACTGATGCGGCGGCCACGGATTTCGCCGTGGAGGGATACAGCGCCCTGCCCTTCGTGGCCGAGGGACGGATCGGTGGCCCCGGAACCTTCGAGATGGACGTGGGCAGCGATACTTCCGGGGACTTCTCCACCGGCGAGCATGATTGGCCCATGGGGGATCCGGAGCCTTTCAGTCTCGCCTTCGACGGCACCACCGCCACCTGGTCCATCGGGGAAGGTGATAACGTCATCACTTCCATCATCGGTGCGGATAGCGTGTCCTATGACAGCTTCGGGGACCTGGAAGGCTTCAACAGCCTGCTCATCCGGGCCGCCACGCCGGGCTCGGGAACCGAGGTGGCCCTGACGGATATGGCCCTGTACGGGGCGGACGACATCAATGGCCCGCTGGATGCGAGCTCGATCAACGGCAATGGTCTGCCGGACTTCATCAACAACTACGACAGCCACGCCGCCGATCCGGATCGGCTCGTGAAGTGGATGGGCATCTCCAACGATCTGGACCTGGCCGACGGCTTCTATCTGACCGGGGAGGTGGCCATGGATTGGCCCACCGGCAACAAGCCCTCCCAGTCCAATCTGGCCTTCCAGATCAAGGGAGCCAACCACACCAACGAGGTGCCGGTCCCCGGCACGAGCGCGCTCCTGGCCGGAGGCCTGCTGGGCTTCTGGGGCTTCAGCCGTCGCCGGAAGGCGTAA
- a CDS encoding deoxyribonuclease IV — MHEQRESTAIQAGAHVSAQGGVHTAPDRGTDIGADCIQVFTRNQRQWEPKPLDDAEAGAFVRARGESGLRTVMSHGSYLINLAAPDPEKAARSFHAMEAELDRCHRLGIDMLNFHPGAHMKAGIETGVARIAEALNALCARNPEKGGVRLVLENVAGQGTTVGKSFSELAAILARLEAPERFAVCVDTAHAFAAGYDLHTDEGWETTWAAFDRELGLDRLAAFHVNDSAVPFEARKDRHANLGRGAIGTSAFRRLVRDPRTRGAPMFLETPGGPERWREEIRWLRALAAGMEEPPPQPPPS; from the coding sequence ATGCACGAACAACGGGAATCCACCGCGATACAGGCGGGTGCCCATGTCTCCGCCCAGGGCGGCGTCCACACGGCCCCGGATCGGGGTACGGACATCGGCGCGGACTGCATTCAGGTCTTCACCCGCAATCAGCGCCAATGGGAGCCTAAGCCCCTGGACGACGCGGAGGCGGGCGCCTTCGTCCGCGCCCGCGGCGAATCCGGGCTGCGGACCGTCATGAGCCACGGCTCCTATCTCATCAACCTCGCGGCACCGGATCCGGAGAAGGCCGCCCGATCCTTCCACGCCATGGAAGCAGAGCTGGATCGTTGCCACCGTCTGGGCATCGACATGCTCAATTTCCATCCGGGCGCCCATATGAAGGCGGGTATCGAAACGGGCGTCGCGCGCATTGCCGAGGCACTGAACGCCTTGTGCGCCCGGAATCCGGAAAAGGGCGGGGTCCGCCTGGTACTGGAGAACGTGGCGGGCCAGGGCACCACGGTGGGGAAGAGCTTTTCCGAGCTGGCGGCCATCCTGGCGCGTCTGGAAGCGCCGGAGCGGTTCGCCGTGTGCGTGGACACCGCGCACGCGTTCGCCGCCGGCTACGACCTGCACACCGACGAAGGCTGGGAGACCACCTGGGCGGCGTTCGATCGGGAGCTGGGCCTGGACCGGCTTGCCGCCTTCCACGTGAACGACTCGGCGGTACCCTTCGAGGCCCGCAAGGATCGGCACGCCAACCTGGGCCGGGGCGCCATCGGCACCTCGGCATTCCGAAGGCTGGTGCGGGATCCCCGGACGCGTGGTGCGCCCATGTTCCTGGAAACTCCCGGCGGACCGGAGCGCTGGCGGGAAGAGATCCGCTGGCTGCGCGCACTGGCCGCCGGAATGGAAGAGCCGCCTCCCCAACCACCCCCTTCCTGA
- a CDS encoding protein-L-isoaspartate(D-aspartate) O-methyltransferase, whose translation MDRKQRMIGEIEEEVRSTVGYTGRARLRTGVLEAMTAVPREEFVPPNLREQAYENVPLPIGQGQTISQPFIVALMTDLLEPEPGHRILEVGTGCGYQAAVLAELVQEVYSVEAIPGLGEAARERLKRLGYGNVSVRVADGNRGWPEAAPFDGIVVTAGAREVPVALVEQLAPGGRLVLPLEGPDAGQDIQVVTKDSEGARTSQPILPVAFVPLIHPGVPG comes from the coding sequence GTGGACCGCAAGCAGAGGATGATCGGGGAAATCGAGGAGGAGGTCCGTTCTACGGTGGGCTACACGGGCCGCGCCCGGCTGCGCACGGGAGTGCTGGAGGCCATGACCGCGGTGCCCAGGGAGGAGTTCGTGCCGCCGAACCTCCGGGAGCAGGCCTATGAGAATGTCCCCCTCCCCATCGGGCAGGGCCAGACCATCTCCCAGCCTTTCATCGTGGCGTTGATGACCGACCTTCTGGAGCCGGAGCCCGGGCACCGGATCCTGGAGGTGGGCACCGGATGCGGGTACCAAGCGGCGGTTCTCGCCGAACTGGTACAGGAGGTCTACTCCGTGGAGGCGATTCCCGGTCTCGGAGAAGCCGCGAGGGAGCGCCTGAAACGTCTGGGGTATGGCAATGTTTCGGTGCGCGTGGCCGATGGCAACCGGGGCTGGCCGGAAGCCGCGCCATTCGACGGGATCGTGGTGACCGCGGGGGCCCGCGAGGTCCCTGTCGCCCTGGTGGAACAGCTGGCACCGGGCGGCCGTCTGGTATTGCCTCTGGAGGGGCCCGATGCCGGACAGGACATCCAGGTCGTCACCAAGGACAGCGAGGGCGCACGCACCAGCCAGCCCATCCTTCCTGTCGCCTTCGTTCCCCTGATCCACCCCGGCGTGCCCGGCTGA
- a CDS encoding dynamin family protein, which produces MFRSQASNYIKQQLSNLEQHLQEENPILVDVVRSFRRLDRVGYRMGLLDRDESYAMFIPWWPLISVLGTFSAGKSSFINQYLQYPVQRTGTQAVDDKFSVLCYAGDEQVRELPGISLNSDARFPFYQMSEELDKVAPGEGELLDSYLRLKTCPAPELRGQILIDSPGFDADAQRTSTLRITDYIIDLSDLVLVFFDARHPEPGAMQDTLSHLVANTNSRSDSSKFLYILNQIDTAAAEDNPEDVVSSWQRALAQEGLTAGRFYTIYNPDSAVTIEDEAKKRRFESKRDADLQEIHQRMRRVGVERAYRIIGDLERTAREIEEERVPQLRRALKRWVQGVWVTDGLLLLTALVLLGGGSAWMGYWNGLQFQPPEWLAAVFGSAVGAISASVVIVGGLLWAHFGVRRWMAGRVTRWIEATYPTSPVQEQLKRAFARSTRPWRSALTTSPAGWGRPARKRLKGLIETADGYVQRLNDRFASPSGEGQGAPAPGTSPSGPGGGRRGEAADEQSDEEPSREEVPLGRQTAARTAE; this is translated from the coding sequence GTGTTCCGTTCCCAGGCTTCAAATTACATCAAGCAGCAGCTTTCCAACCTGGAGCAGCATCTCCAGGAGGAGAACCCCATCCTGGTGGATGTGGTCCGGAGCTTCCGCCGGCTCGACCGGGTAGGGTACCGAATGGGGCTCCTCGACCGCGACGAGTCCTATGCCATGTTCATCCCCTGGTGGCCCCTGATCTCCGTGCTGGGCACATTCTCCGCGGGGAAATCCAGCTTCATCAATCAGTATCTGCAGTACCCCGTGCAGAGAACCGGGACCCAGGCCGTGGACGACAAGTTCTCGGTCCTCTGCTACGCCGGCGATGAGCAGGTGCGGGAGCTCCCCGGCATCTCCCTCAATTCCGACGCCCGGTTCCCCTTCTATCAGATGAGCGAGGAGCTGGATAAGGTGGCGCCGGGGGAGGGCGAGCTGCTCGATTCCTACCTGCGCCTGAAGACCTGTCCGGCGCCCGAGCTGCGCGGGCAGATACTGATCGACTCCCCCGGATTCGACGCCGACGCGCAGCGTACCTCCACGCTCCGGATCACCGATTACATCATCGATCTGTCCGATCTGGTGCTGGTGTTCTTCGACGCCCGCCATCCCGAGCCCGGCGCCATGCAGGACACGCTCAGCCATCTGGTGGCGAACACCAACAGCCGCAGCGATTCCAGCAAGTTCCTCTACATCCTCAACCAGATCGATACGGCCGCCGCCGAGGACAACCCGGAGGACGTGGTTTCCTCCTGGCAGCGGGCCCTGGCGCAGGAGGGGCTGACGGCCGGCCGTTTCTATACCATCTACAACCCGGATTCCGCGGTGACCATCGAGGACGAGGCCAAAAAGCGGCGCTTCGAGTCCAAGCGGGACGCGGATCTGCAGGAAATCCACCAGCGTATGCGCCGCGTGGGCGTGGAGCGCGCCTACCGCATCATCGGCGATCTGGAGCGTACCGCCCGGGAGATCGAGGAAGAGCGGGTGCCGCAGTTGCGGCGGGCCCTGAAGCGGTGGGTCCAGGGGGTCTGGGTCACGGACGGCCTGTTGCTGCTGACCGCCCTGGTGCTGCTCGGCGGTGGCTCTGCCTGGATGGGCTACTGGAACGGTCTGCAGTTCCAGCCGCCCGAATGGCTGGCGGCGGTATTCGGTAGCGCGGTGGGCGCCATTTCGGCCTCGGTGGTCATTGTAGGGGGGCTCTTGTGGGCCCATTTTGGCGTGCGCCGTTGGATGGCCGGCAGGGTGACCCGCTGGATCGAGGCCACGTATCCCACTAGCCCGGTGCAGGAACAGCTGAAGCGGGCCTTCGCGCGGAGCACCCGGCCCTGGCGCAGCGCACTGACCACCAGTCCCGCCGGATGGGGACGCCCCGCCAGGAAGCGGCTGAAGGGCCTGATCGAAACGGCGGACGGCTACGTGCAGCGGCTGAATGACCGGTTCGCCAGCCCCTCGGGGGAAGGGCAGGGCGCGCCCGCTCCGGGCACCAGCCCCTCGGGCCCGGGAGGTGGTCGCAGGGGCGAGGCCGCGGACGAGCAATCCGACGAAGAGCCGTCCCGGGAAGAGGTCCCGCTTGGGCGGCAGACTGCGGCCCGTACCGCGGAATAG
- a CDS encoding cell wall hydrolase: MRAMLNGIATGLAVAIFWLDLGPFPIYGESAHLAPQTFGSLAGPSLPVSGSSSTAPGMGPFLLTERESRCLARTVFFEARGEPLLGELSVALVALNRVRQPAYPSDACAVIHEVAAFSWYSDGESDDPTDYPGIANRRAWVRAQRLVEALQTSRVMDPTAGADHYHAVYVSPDWAKEFPQTARIGSHLFYRRGR, from the coding sequence ATGCGGGCCATGCTGAACGGCATTGCCACCGGGCTGGCGGTGGCCATCTTCTGGCTGGATCTGGGGCCGTTTCCGATCTACGGGGAAAGCGCCCACCTTGCCCCCCAAACCTTCGGGTCCCTGGCCGGACCCAGCCTGCCCGTGTCGGGCTCCAGCTCCACGGCCCCGGGAATGGGCCCCTTTCTGCTCACCGAGCGGGAATCCCGCTGTCTCGCCCGCACCGTCTTTTTCGAGGCCCGGGGCGAGCCGCTGCTTGGGGAGCTGAGCGTCGCCCTGGTGGCCCTGAACCGGGTGCGGCAGCCGGCCTATCCTTCCGACGCCTGCGCGGTGATCCACGAGGTGGCCGCCTTCTCCTGGTATTCGGACGGAGAATCCGACGACCCCACGGACTACCCCGGAATCGCCAACCGGCGGGCCTGGGTCAGGGCCCAGCGGCTGGTGGAGGCCCTCCAGACCAGCCGGGTCATGGACCCTACCGCCGGAGCGGACCACTATCACGCGGTCTACGTTTCCCCGGACTGGGCAAAAGAGTTCCCGCAAACAGCCCGAATAGGCTCCCACCTGTTTTATCGGCGGGGCCGGTGA
- the fusA gene encoding elongation factor G, giving the protein MAIHETTEIRNIALVGHAGSGKTSLVEALLQESGAKTTAGEVERGSATTDFDPLERRYRHSLNLGLAGCAHLDRWINLIDTPGYPDFQAQTLAALTAAETMVVVVNAQTGIEPMTRRMMDWAIAERMPCMVVINKIDANGTHLGQLFDELTATYGKECLPLDLPSGHARQVVDVLGQRQGATDFSSVSEAHAALVEQVVEVDETAMERYLEEGDMDEQTLHAPFEQALREGHLIPVCFASARTGAGVGQLLEIFARLAPNPLEGNPHPFLRHDPDGDRDLWPQATPEAPLLAHVFKVEHDPFIGTLGFVRIHQGRLRKGDPVLIGPEGKTVKVAHLLRVQGKEHEEIDEAEAGDICAVAKVEELFQDAVLHADHEQDDMAPGGIAYPTPLVGLALKARRRGDQQKIAEVLQRLVAEDPGLRLDLDKHANETVLRGLGEFHLRVALEKLDERYHMEVDTRPPSIPYRETVTVRASGHYRHKKQTGGAGQFGEVELEVEPLERGAGFELVDRITGGAIPAPFIPAVEKGVRQALEAGTVAGYPVRDLRVTLTDGKHHPVDSKEVAFVTAGRKAFLEAYRKAAPVLLEPIADLEVKVPGAAMGDLSGELAARRARITHTGYDSRGEVTIAAQAPLAELEDFATRLKSLTGGEGSWTMRFHHYETAPEKLREALADRSRTEEV; this is encoded by the coding sequence ATGGCCATCCATGAAACGACGGAAATCCGCAATATCGCATTAGTGGGCCATGCCGGGTCGGGAAAGACCAGCCTGGTAGAGGCCCTGCTTCAGGAATCCGGCGCCAAGACCACCGCCGGTGAGGTGGAGCGGGGTAGCGCCACCACCGACTTCGATCCCCTGGAACGAAGGTATCGCCACTCCTTGAACCTGGGCCTGGCCGGGTGCGCGCACCTGGACCGCTGGATCAACCTGATCGACACCCCCGGCTATCCGGACTTTCAGGCCCAGACCCTGGCCGCGCTCACCGCCGCCGAAACCATGGTGGTGGTCGTCAACGCCCAGACCGGGATCGAGCCCATGACCCGCCGCATGATGGATTGGGCCATCGCGGAGCGAATGCCGTGCATGGTGGTAATCAACAAGATCGACGCCAACGGCACGCACCTGGGCCAGCTATTCGACGAGCTCACCGCCACCTACGGCAAGGAGTGTCTCCCTCTCGACCTCCCGTCGGGACACGCCCGACAGGTGGTGGACGTTCTGGGACAACGCCAGGGCGCCACCGATTTCTCCTCCGTTTCGGAGGCGCACGCCGCCCTGGTGGAGCAGGTGGTGGAGGTGGACGAAACCGCCATGGAACGGTATCTGGAGGAGGGGGACATGGACGAACAGACGCTCCATGCCCCATTCGAGCAGGCCTTGCGGGAAGGGCACCTGATTCCGGTCTGCTTCGCCTCCGCGCGTACCGGAGCGGGCGTGGGCCAGCTACTGGAGATCTTCGCCCGGCTCGCCCCCAATCCGCTTGAGGGCAACCCCCATCCCTTCCTCCGCCACGACCCCGACGGGGACCGGGACCTGTGGCCGCAAGCCACGCCGGAGGCGCCGCTGCTTGCCCACGTGTTCAAGGTGGAGCACGACCCGTTCATCGGCACCCTGGGCTTCGTGCGTATCCATCAGGGACGTCTGCGCAAGGGGGATCCGGTGCTGATCGGGCCGGAAGGCAAGACGGTCAAGGTGGCCCACTTGCTACGGGTACAGGGCAAGGAGCACGAGGAGATCGACGAAGCGGAGGCAGGGGATATCTGCGCCGTGGCCAAGGTGGAGGAGCTTTTCCAGGATGCCGTCCTGCATGCCGACCACGAGCAGGACGACATGGCGCCGGGGGGAATCGCCTACCCCACTCCCCTGGTCGGCCTCGCCCTGAAGGCCCGTCGCCGCGGCGATCAGCAGAAGATCGCGGAGGTCCTGCAGCGGCTGGTGGCGGAAGACCCGGGCCTGCGCCTGGATCTGGATAAGCACGCCAACGAAACGGTACTGCGCGGCCTGGGCGAATTCCACCTGCGCGTGGCCCTGGAAAAGCTCGACGAGCGCTATCACATGGAGGTTGATACCCGGCCGCCCAGCATCCCCTACCGGGAGACGGTGACTGTCCGGGCCAGCGGACACTACCGGCACAAGAAGCAGACGGGAGGCGCCGGCCAGTTCGGCGAGGTGGAGCTGGAGGTGGAGCCCCTGGAACGCGGAGCGGGCTTCGAGCTCGTGGACCGGATCACCGGAGGCGCCATCCCCGCGCCGTTCATTCCCGCGGTGGAGAAGGGGGTGCGCCAGGCCTTGGAGGCGGGAACCGTGGCGGGCTATCCGGTACGCGACCTGCGCGTCACGCTAACCGACGGCAAGCACCACCCGGTGGACTCCAAGGAGGTGGCCTTCGTCACCGCCGGACGCAAGGCCTTCCTGGAAGCCTACCGGAAGGCGGCGCCGGTGCTCCTGGAGCCCATCGCGGACCTGGAGGTGAAGGTCCCGGGAGCGGCCATGGGCGATCTCTCCGGCGAGCTGGCCGCCCGCCGGGCGCGGATCACCCATACCGGATACGACAGCCGCGGCGAGGTCACCATTGCCGCCCAAGCCCCCCTGGCGGAGCTGGAGGATTTCGCCACCCGCCTGAAATCCCTTACCGGCGGCGAGGGGAGCTGGACCATGCGGTTCCATCACTACGAGACCGCCCCCGAAAAACTCCGCGAGGCCCTGGCGGACCGGTCGCGGACGGAGGAGGTCTGA
- the serA gene encoding phosphoglycerate dehydrogenase: protein MPKVLISDKMSPKAESVFAEHGIEVDVQTGLSPEELAGVIGAYDGLAIRSASKVTAEILDAAPNLKVVGRAGIGVDNVDIPAASQRGIIVMNTPFGNTVTTAEHAIALMVSAARNVPQATASMKAERWEKSRWGGVELYQKTLGVIGTGNIGSLVIQRAHGLKMRVIAYDPYISQERADDLGVELVELEELYRRADFMTIHTPLTSATRHLISDAAFDAMKDGAILVNAARGGVVDEQALDRALEAGKIRGAALDVFEEEPVEGHPLLRHDNFICTPHLGASTEEAQVNVAVQVAEQISDYLTRGIIQNAVNIPSVEEEEMPLLQPYLNLGERLGSILGQLAQGGLKRVEIEYAGEVSALNQQPITTTILKGLLDPILPDSVNLVNAPLLAEEREVKVSETRKKQADEFTSRIRVTLATEKRTWTIDGTLVHGTPRVVEFNGVELELVPDGRLLYMANLDEPGLIGRLGTILGEEGVNIAGFKYGRKEPQGEAFSFLAVDNPVPAQALDRIKSLASIYEVFEISL, encoded by the coding sequence GTGCCCAAGGTTTTAATCAGCGACAAGATGTCGCCGAAGGCGGAGTCCGTGTTTGCCGAGCACGGCATCGAGGTGGACGTGCAGACCGGGCTGAGCCCCGAGGAGCTGGCCGGGGTGATTGGCGCCTACGACGGGCTGGCGATCCGCTCGGCGAGCAAGGTCACGGCGGAGATCCTGGACGCGGCGCCCAACCTCAAGGTGGTGGGTCGGGCGGGGATCGGGGTGGACAACGTGGACATCCCGGCGGCCTCGCAGAGGGGCATCATCGTCATGAACACGCCCTTCGGCAACACGGTGACCACCGCCGAGCACGCCATTGCGCTGATGGTCTCGGCGGCGCGCAACGTGCCGCAGGCCACGGCGTCCATGAAGGCGGAGCGCTGGGAGAAGAGCCGGTGGGGCGGGGTGGAGCTCTACCAGAAGACCCTGGGCGTGATCGGCACCGGCAACATCGGCTCCCTGGTGATCCAGCGGGCGCACGGGCTCAAGATGCGGGTCATCGCCTACGACCCCTACATCTCCCAGGAGCGCGCCGACGACCTCGGGGTGGAGCTCGTGGAGCTCGAAGAGCTCTACCGGCGGGCGGACTTTATGACCATCCACACGCCGCTCACCAGCGCCACCCGGCACCTGATCAGCGACGCCGCCTTTGACGCCATGAAGGACGGGGCGATCCTGGTGAACGCCGCGCGCGGCGGGGTGGTGGACGAGCAGGCGCTCGACCGGGCGCTCGAGGCGGGCAAGATCCGGGGCGCGGCGCTCGACGTGTTCGAGGAGGAGCCCGTGGAGGGCCATCCCCTGCTGCGCCACGACAACTTCATCTGCACCCCGCACCTGGGCGCCTCCACCGAGGAGGCGCAGGTGAACGTGGCGGTGCAGGTGGCGGAGCAGATCAGCGACTACCTGACGCGGGGCATCATCCAGAACGCGGTGAACATCCCCTCCGTGGAGGAGGAGGAGATGCCGCTGCTGCAGCCCTACCTGAACCTCGGCGAGCGGCTCGGCTCCATCCTCGGCCAGCTGGCGCAGGGCGGGCTGAAGCGGGTAGAGATCGAGTACGCCGGGGAGGTCTCGGCGCTCAACCAGCAGCCGATCACCACCACCATCCTGAAGGGGCTGCTCGACCCGATCCTGCCGGACTCGGTGAACCTGGTGAACGCGCCGCTGCTCGCCGAGGAGCGCGAGGTGAAGGTGAGCGAGACGCGCAAGAAGCAGGCGGACGAGTTCACCAGCCGCATCCGGGTGACGCTGGCCACCGAGAAGCGCACCTGGACCATCGACGGCACGCTCGTGCACGGCACGCCGCGGGTGGTGGAGTTCAACGGCGTGGAGCTGGAGCTGGTGCCGGACGGCCGCCTGCTGTACATGGCCAACCTGGACGAGCCGGGGCTCATCGGCCGCCTGGGCACCATCCTCGGTGAAGAAGGCGTCAATATCGCCGGGTTCAAGTACGGCCGCAAGGAGCCCCAGGGCGAAGCCTTCTCCTTCCTGGCCGTGGACAACCCGGTCCCGGCGCAGGCGCTCGACCGGATCAAGTCCCTGGCGAGCATCTACGAGGTCTTCGAGATCTCCCTGTAG
- a CDS encoding VOC family protein yields the protein MRIAHTMLRVKSMDDSLDFYTNKLGLELRTHKELPGADADLAFVRDPKSGHEIELTYNHDGRDYDLGDAFGHIAFYVESVDATYEAWQSRGVSFSLAPKTMKNGTRIAFAVDPTGYKIELIEAPEKA from the coding sequence GTGCGCATCGCCCACACCATGCTCCGAGTGAAGTCCATGGACGACTCGCTCGATTTCTACACGAACAAGCTCGGCCTCGAGCTGCGCACCCACAAGGAGCTGCCGGGGGCCGATGCCGACCTGGCCTTCGTACGCGACCCCAAGTCGGGCCACGAGATCGAGCTCACCTATAACCATGACGGCCGGGACTACGACCTGGGCGACGCCTTCGGCCACATCGCCTTCTACGTGGAGAGCGTCGATGCCACCTATGAGGCGTGGCAGTCCCGCGGCGTGTCCTTCTCGCTAGCGCCCAAGACCATGAAAAACGGTACCCGGATCGCCTTCGCCGTGGATCCCACCGGCTATAAGATCGAGCTGATCGAGGCGCCCGAAAAGGCATGA